DNA from Synechococcus sp. CBW1108:
TCGTTCTCGTCGCGGCTGGGTGATGGAGCCCGTCGAGCAGACCACCAGTCGAGGCACCAAGATGCCCGCCTACCGGATCCGTTGGCGCGACAGCGAACGTCCGGAAATAGTTCTGCAACACATGCTGATTGCCGATCCCGATCCCACCCCACCACCGGAAGGGGTGAGCCTGGTGCCGCCCGCTCCCAAGGCCTGAACCCAAGCAGGTTCGATCAGCTCCATCTTTTGTGATTGTGGGCTCTCCCGAATTCTGTACAGCTTGTACGGAATTGAGGAGACACCGAATTTGGCGGCGGTGGCTCCCCATTTTCAGCGCTGCTGCCGCCGCAGCTCTTCCAGGGCCTGGTTGGCTTCAAAGGCGGCCCAGTCCTGCTCCAGGCTGGAGGCCCTTGGCGGGCGCGAGCGGCTGTCCAGCTCGCGCAGGTCGCGCTCCACCGCCGCGAAGCTCACCCCCAGCTCGCCCAGCTGTTGCCAGCGTTGGCGGCCCTGCTCCATCAGGCCTTGCTGGTGGGCCTTGGCGCGCTCGGCCAGGGCGGTGGCACCGGCGGCCTGCGCCTTGACCACCCGCTCCTGCCAGCGCCGAATCTCGTCGGCCAGTTGCAGCAGGGCCTGGCGCTCCTGTTCCGCCTGCCGTTGCAACTGGCGTCGCTGCCCCACCAGCCGGGCCTGGCGATCGCGCGCTCCCTGCTCCTCCAGCAGGGTCTCCTGGCTGGGGTTGGCGGCGAGGAAGGCCTCCAGCTGCTGGTCGAGCCGCGCCTCCAGCTGATCCAACCAGCTCGAGCTGCTCATGGTGCTGGCTGCCCAGCCGGGGTGGTGATCAGGGGGGCCTCGATCTCCTGCTGCAGCGGCGTTATTGCCGCTTCGCGGGAGCGCAGCAGCAACTGGGTGAGCCGGGCGATCGCCCCTTCGCCCAGGTCCTGGTTGCCGATCCGGTCAAAGGCGTTGCGGTAGAGCTCCTCCAATTCACTGATCAGTCCCTCGCGCACCTGGCGTATGGCGGCCCGTTGTTCTTCGCGGCCCATGGTTGTGATTGGGGTCTGGGATTAGGAGTCTGGCGTCACCAGCATGTGCAGGGATAGGTCGTGCCGCGGATCACTCCAGCGGCCGGCGCCCTGCCAGCCGGCGCTGGCGGCCAGGGCCAGGAAGGCTTCTGGGGTGTATTTGAAGCTGTATTCGGTGATCAGCTCCTCCCCTGGGCTGAAGCTCCAGCTGCGGTCTGCCAGCTGCACGCTCTGGGCGCTGCGGCTCACCAGGGCCATGGCGATGCGGCTGTGCTCGGGCTGCCAACGGGCGCTGTAGCTGAAGGCCTGGGGATCGAAGTTGCCGGCCAGGTCGCGGTTGAGCCGCACCAGCAGGTTGCGGGCGAAGGCGGCGGAAACCCCGGCGGCATCGTTGTAGGCGGCCTCCAGCCGTGACACCTGCTTGGGTTGGTCGATGCCGATCAGCAGCCGCGCCCCCGGCCCCAGCAGGCCCCGCAGTTGGGCCAGGAGCAAGCTCGCCTCAACCGGGCTGAAATTGCCGATCGAGCTGCCCGGGTAGAAGCCCAGCCGCCGCTCGCCCCGCAGCAGGCTGTGGTCTGGCAGCTGCTGCAGTTGGCTGTAATCGCAGCAGATGCCGAGCACGGGCACCGCCGGATGGCGGGCCTGCAGCTCCCGGCAGGCGAGCTCCAGGTGGTGGGGGCTGATGTCGAGGGCCACGTAGGCCGGCGGCCCCAGGGCCTCCAGCAAGGGCTCCACCTTGCGGGCACTGCCTGCGCCGAATTCCACCAGCACCCCCGGGCCCAGGGCTGCCGCCAGCTCCGGGGCCCGGGCCTGTAGCAGGGCCGTTTCGGTGCGGGTCAGCCCATATTCGGGCTGCTCGCAGATCGTCTCGAACAGGCGGGAACCCTCGGCGTCGTAGAGCAGCCAGGCCGGTAACTGGCGGGGGTGGCGCTCCATGCCGGCCACCACCAGGCGGCGCATGTCGGCGGCCGGCGGATGCAGGTTGATCAGCTGGGATTGCTGCTTTGGAGCCATATCAGGTGAGATCACGGGCCAGGCGCAGACCCGCCGCCATCCAGCGGCTCGCCGGCGGATAGAAGTTGCGGTAGGTGGGCCGTTCGTGGCCGCTGGGGGTGAGGAAGCAGCTGCCGCGGAGCACCATCTGGGAGCTCATAAACTTCCCGTTGTATTCCCCCACGGCACCGGCGGCCGGCACGAACCCCGGATAGGGCCGGTAGGGGCTGGCGGTCCACTGCCAGAGCAGGCCGAAGGCCTGCGGCAGGCTCCCCCTGGTGGCTGCAAATTCCCATTCGGCCTCGCTGGGTAGCCGGGCCCCGGCCCAGCGGGCGAAGGCGTCGGCCTCAAACCAGCTCAGGTGGCGCACCGGTTGCTCCGCCCGCCGCGGCTGGCGGCCTGCCAGGCCAAATTCATCTTCCCCCCGCCAGTAGCGCGGCGCCTGCCAGCCCCGCTCCTGCACCACGGCCCAGCCCTCGCTCATCCACAGCTCGGCCCTGCGATAGCCGCCGTCGGCGATGAAGTTCCCATAGGCGCCGTTGTTCACCAGCTGGCTACCGATGGCAAAAGGCTCCAGCCACTGGCGGTGGCGGGGCGCCTCGTTGTCGAAATGAAAGCCGTTGTCGAAATGAAGGCTGCCGCCGCAGTGGCCGATCTCGACCAGGCCGCCGCCGTGCTCCAGCCAGGGGGGCTCCGGCTCCCCGGCCAGGCAGGGGCTGGCGCCCTCCGGCTCGCGGCCATAGGCCGGCTCCAGGGGGTTGCGGCTGAAGCCATCGAGCAGGTCCATCAGCAGTAGCTCCTGGTGCTGCTGCTCGTGCTGTAGGCCCAGCTCCACCAGCTCCAGCTGGGGGGCGCCCTGATCCAGCTGATCCAGCAGGGCCAGCACGGCCCCATCCACCTCCGCCCGCCAGGCCAGTACCTCGGCCAGGGGCGGGCGGCTCAGCAGGCCCCGCTGGGGCCGGGGGTGGCGGGCGCCGACGGCGTCGTAGTAGCTGTTGAAAATAAAGCTCCAGGTCTCGGGAGCTGGTTGATAGGCCCCCGCCAGGCCAGCTTCCAGCTGGGGCCGCAGCACAAACTGCTCAAAGAACCAGGTGGTGTGGCCCAGGTGCCATTTGGGCGGGCTGGCGTCGGCCATCCCCTGGAGGCAGAGGTCCTCTGGCTGCAGGGGGGCCACCAGGGCCAGGCTCTGCTGGCGCACCCGTATGTACCGCGCCGCCAGCTCCTGTCCCATCCCGCTGCCGCCAATTCGGGCTGAAATCAGGTCTGACCCTAGAGGGCTTGCCTACGATCTCGCCACGCACAGCACGTGGGCATGGCCGGCATCACTTCAGGGTTCGTGGGCGCCGTCGGCAACACGCCCCTGATCCGGCTCAGGGGCCCCAGTGAGCTCACCGGCTGCGAGATCCTCGGCAAGGCCGAGTTCATGAACCCGGGGGGCTCGGTCAAGGACCGCGCTGCCCTGGGCATTCTGCTGGAGGCGGAGGAGCAGGGGCTGCTGCGGCCTGGCGGCACGGTGGTGGAGGGCACGGCCGGCAACACCGGCATCGGCCTCACCCACATCTGCAATGCCCGCGGTTACCGGGCCCTGATCGTGATTCCCGACACCCAGTCGGCGGAGAAGATCGGCCTGCTGCGCAGCCTGGGCGCTGAGGTGCGCACGGTGCCGGCGGTGCCTTACCGCGACCCCAACAACTACGTGAGGCTTTCGGGCCGCATCGCCGCTGAGACCCCCGGCGCCGTCTGGGCCAACCAGTTCGACAACCTGGCCAACCGCCGCGCCCACTACAACTCCACCGGGCCGGAGATCTGGCAGCAGAGCGGCGGTCGGGTGGATGCCTGGGTGGCGGCTACCGGCACCGGCGGCACCTACGCCGGCGTGGCTCTCTATCTCAAGGAGCAGAACCCGGCGGTGCGCTGTGTCCTGGCCGATCCCCATGGCAGTGCCCTCTACAGCTGGGCCACCGATGGAGTGCTCGTGAGCGAGGGCAGCTCGATCACCGAGGGGATTGGCAACAGCCGCGTCACCGCCAACCTGGAGGGATCCCCCGTTGATGATGCCGTGCGCATCGATGACCAGGCCGCCCTCGACACGATCTACGGGCTGCTCTGGCGCGAAGGCCTATTCCTGGGCGGCTCGGTGGGCATCAATGTGGCCGCGGCGGTGGAGACGGCCCGGCGTCTGGGCCCCGGCCACACGATCGTCACCGTGTTGTGTGACAGCGGCGACCGCTACCGGTCGCGGCTCTATGAAGCCGACTGGCTCGCGGCCAAGGGTCTGCGTCAACCTGAGCGCTGCCTGGCAGGAGTGGGCTGATGGCGGCGCAGCAGGGTCAGCTGATCGGCGAGCGTTATCGGTTGGAGGAGCGCCTCAGCCTGGGCAGCGGGGCTGAAGTCCAGGGGGAGTTGTGGCGGGCCAGCGACCTGCTGGCGGCAGAGGCGCCGATGGCCCTGCGCCTACTGGGGCGGGAAATCGATCTGGCCATGGCGCGTCAGCGCTGGGACCGGTTGCAGGGGGTGCTCCATCCCCAGGTGCCGCGCATGGGGGCGGCGATCGAGGCGGCCGAGGGGCTGTGGCTGGTGCGCGAATGGCAGGCAGGCCGCACCTACCAGCAGTTGCTCGAGGCCCGGGCCGCACGGCAGCTGGTGTTTGGTGCCGGAGAGGTGTTGCTGCTGCTGCGCCAGCTGCTGCCGGTGCTGGCGGTGCTGCACAGCCAGGAGCTGGTGCACGGCGACCTCAGCCCCGCCAACCTGCTGCGCCGCGACAGCGATGGCCTGCCGGTGCTGATTGATTTCGGCTCGGTGGCTGGTGCGGCCCAGGCCACCCCTGGCTATGCCCCGCCGGAGCGCACCCACCTGCTCCAGAGCGAGCCGTGGATGGATCTGCATGCCCTTGGCGTGGTGGCTTTGGTGCTGCTGAGTGGTGAGGGGCCCGCCAGGTTGTTGGATCCGGTCAGCCTTGCCTGGCGCTGGCCTGCCACCCTGGCCGGCCAACCCGAGCTGCAGGCCCAGATCAGCCGCCTGCTGCTGCGCCAGCCGGGGGAGCGTTTTGGTTCCGCGGCCAAGGCCCTGGCAGCTTTCCAGGCCCTGGCCATGCCTGAGAGCACGGGCCCGGTGCCCCGGGCCGACAGCACCGTTGCCCTGGTGCCGCCACCGGTGACCGAACCCCCAGTGGCGCCGGTGCTGCCCGTGCTGGTCGCTCCGCCACCCCAGCCCGAGCCGGCCCCAGTTCCAGGTCCAGCCGCCGCCCCGCGCACCCGGCTCGAGGAGCGGGAGGAGGCCGCCGAGGGCGGTATCTGGCCGGTGGTGATCGCCCTGGTGCTCTCGGCCGTGGTCGGCACTGCCTTGGGTTGGTGGTGGCTGAGCCGCGGTCGGGTGGCCCTGACCACCCCCGATGCGGCCCTGCAGTTGCCCACTAGCCTGCCGCCGGCGGAGGTTGACCAGCGCCAGCAGCTGCTCAACCGGTTACGGGCCCTGCAGATTGACCGGGGCTGGTTTCTCAAACTGGTGGATGCCAGCCTGCTCGCCCAGTTTCCTGAGCGGGGTGGTCGCCTGCCGGGCGATTCCCTCGAGGAAGCCCCCCTGCGCAAGGTGTGGAACGAGCTTGCCGAGGAGTGGTTGGCCAGGGTGGAGCAACTTCCCCTCGACATCCGCCGCCGCCTCGGCAGCTACACAAATGGGGATTGGGAGCGGCGCCAGCAGTCCCTGGTGAGCCAGGGGCTCAGCCCCGCGGTGCTGCGCCAGCTGGTTTCGGGCAGTGCCCAGAACCTGCTGCCGGGCCGGCCCGGCGCCGACATCCCGGCTGAACCCTT
Protein-coding regions in this window:
- a CDS encoding hercynine metabolism protein translates to MSSSSWLDQLEARLDQQLEAFLAANPSQETLLEEQGARDRQARLVGQRRQLQRQAEQERQALLQLADEIRRWQERVVKAQAAGATALAERAKAHQQGLMEQGRQRWQQLGELGVSFAAVERDLRELDSRSRPPRASSLEQDWAAFEANQALEELRRQQR
- a CDS encoding hercynine metabolism small protein, whose amino-acid sequence is MGREEQRAAIRQVREGLISELEELYRNAFDRIGNQDLGEGAIARLTQLLLRSREAAITPLQQEIEAPLITTPAGQPAP
- the egtD gene encoding L-histidine N(alpha)-methyltransferase, translated to MAPKQQSQLINLHPPAADMRRLVVAGMERHPRQLPAWLLYDAEGSRLFETICEQPEYGLTRTETALLQARAPELAAALGPGVLVEFGAGSARKVEPLLEALGPPAYVALDISPHHLELACRELQARHPAVPVLGICCDYSQLQQLPDHSLLRGERRLGFYPGSSIGNFSPVEASLLLAQLRGLLGPGARLLIGIDQPKQVSRLEAAYNDAAGVSAAFARNLLVRLNRDLAGNFDPQAFSYSARWQPEHSRIAMALVSRSAQSVQLADRSWSFSPGEELITEYSFKYTPEAFLALAASAGWQGAGRWSDPRHDLSLHMLVTPDS
- the egtB gene encoding ergothioneine biosynthesis protein EgtB; amino-acid sequence: MGQELAARYIRVRQQSLALVAPLQPEDLCLQGMADASPPKWHLGHTTWFFEQFVLRPQLEAGLAGAYQPAPETWSFIFNSYYDAVGARHPRPQRGLLSRPPLAEVLAWRAEVDGAVLALLDQLDQGAPQLELVELGLQHEQQHQELLLMDLLDGFSRNPLEPAYGREPEGASPCLAGEPEPPWLEHGGGLVEIGHCGGSLHFDNGFHFDNEAPRHRQWLEPFAIGSQLVNNGAYGNFIADGGYRRAELWMSEGWAVVQERGWQAPRYWRGEDEFGLAGRQPRRAEQPVRHLSWFEADAFARWAGARLPSEAEWEFAATRGSLPQAFGLLWQWTASPYRPYPGFVPAAGAVGEYNGKFMSSQMVLRGSCFLTPSGHERPTYRNFYPPASRWMAAGLRLARDLT
- a CDS encoding cysteine synthase A: MAGITSGFVGAVGNTPLIRLRGPSELTGCEILGKAEFMNPGGSVKDRAALGILLEAEEQGLLRPGGTVVEGTAGNTGIGLTHICNARGYRALIVIPDTQSAEKIGLLRSLGAEVRTVPAVPYRDPNNYVRLSGRIAAETPGAVWANQFDNLANRRAHYNSTGPEIWQQSGGRVDAWVAATGTGGTYAGVALYLKEQNPAVRCVLADPHGSALYSWATDGVLVSEGSSITEGIGNSRVTANLEGSPVDDAVRIDDQAALDTIYGLLWREGLFLGGSVGINVAAAVETARRLGPGHTIVTVLCDSGDRYRSRLYEADWLAAKGLRQPERCLAGVG
- a CDS encoding phosphotransferase, which encodes MAAQQGQLIGERYRLEERLSLGSGAEVQGELWRASDLLAAEAPMALRLLGREIDLAMARQRWDRLQGVLHPQVPRMGAAIEAAEGLWLVREWQAGRTYQQLLEARAARQLVFGAGEVLLLLRQLLPVLAVLHSQELVHGDLSPANLLRRDSDGLPVLIDFGSVAGAAQATPGYAPPERTHLLQSEPWMDLHALGVVALVLLSGEGPARLLDPVSLAWRWPATLAGQPELQAQISRLLLRQPGERFGSAAKALAAFQALAMPESTGPVPRADSTVALVPPPVTEPPVAPVLPVLVAPPPQPEPAPVPGPAAAPRTRLEEREEAAEGGIWPVVIALVLSAVVGTALGWWWLSRGRVALTTPDAALQLPTSLPPAEVDQRQQLLNRLRALQIDRGWFLKLVDASLLAQFPERGGRLPGDSLEEAPLRKVWNELAEEWLARVEQLPLDIRRRLGSYTNGDWERRQQSLVSQGLSPAVLRQLVSGSAQNLLPGRPGADIPAEPFRQLWYAAAEQGLANVQIEAIQAQPLETRVLSAQVEAGGARLFPVRLPAGYRLVLGVNGSPLMQMSVFGPDGDLLEAKGPLRVVSLGVQKRSPVQLLVTNEGVAPALITLSLRADPPLPQVAPPPAGPEPSPQAPPDQLERPQVQTGPAPAPPAVAPPPPVQPPVN